A stretch of Colletotrichum lupini chromosome 2, complete sequence DNA encodes these proteins:
- a CDS encoding major facilitator superfamily transporter: MTGSVNGTSVPTETSPLLRNSDSEAANGNGNGTVNTGGQQNGATAAAADTDADENRDGNPEMAKKMHFLLPAVGIGVGSTPARIYLCAVDQLLTVATYAKIGSELHALNYTSWLATSYYITLTSFQPLYGKLSDIFGRKECLLFAYTVFALGSLGCGLAQSFTQLCVARAIAGIGGGGMNSVVAILLSDIVPLRDRGVWQGYLNIIFAAGTSTGAPLGGLLADSVGWRWSFTGQVPLCVLAFLAVYFVLDVPKTDHAHWREKVKRIDFLGAATLVAAVVALLVGLDSGSNNGWSSKLTVAALAATPVLFSVFVYVEMRVASHPFAPGHIIFDRSLFACYLANFFGIAGHIASIFFIPLFFQAVQGASATLAGAALVPAMITSVTASVSSGYFMKRKGRYYTLTVLAYGLMVVAVAPTVAALYLRSSAGVVGGMALLALGGGAGITTTLVALLANAASRDSAVVVACSYLFRSLGSSIGISVCSSVLQQVLRTQLAARLRDGDEARRVEERVRESLDYIRELPPAVAGEVRASYQVATLGAMVPVAALLVLAFLSTFFIKEKALGKK; encoded by the exons ATGACCGGCTCCGTCAATGGCACCTCCGTTCCGACGGAGACGTCGCCGCTACTGCGCAACTCCGACTCGGAGGCGGCCAATGGCAACGGCAACGGCACCGTCAACACCGGCGGTCAGCAGAACGGCGCTACGGCCGCTGCCGCCGACACTGACGCCGATGAGAATCGGGACGGCAACCCGGAGATGGCCAAGAAGATGCACTTTCTTCTTCCGGCCGTCGGCATCGGCGTAGGTTCCACTCCAGCCCGG ATCTATCTCTGCGCTGTCGACCAGCTGCTCACCGTAGCGACGTACGCCAAGATTGGGAGCGAGCTTCATGCGCTGAATTATACGAGCTGGCTCGCAACATC CTACTACATCACCCTAACCAGCTTCCAACCCCTCTACGGCAAACTCAGCGACATCTTCGGCCGCAAAGAGTGCCTCCTCTTCGCTTACACAGTCTTCGCCCTCGGCTCTCTGGGCTGCGGCCTAGCACAGTCCTTCACCCAGCTCTGCGTCGCCCGCGCCATAGCCGGcattggcggcggcggcatgaACAGCGTTGTCGCCATCCTCCTCAGCGACATCGTCCCGCTCCGCGACCGCGGCGTCTGGCAAGGGTACCTCAACATCATCTTCGCCGCCGGCACCTCCACCGGCGCGCCCCTCGGCGGCCTCCTCGCAGACTCGGTCGGCTGGCGCTGGTCCTTCACGGGCCAGGTCCCGCTCTGCGTACTCGCGTTCCTGGCGGTGTACTTTGTCCTCGACGTGCCCAAGACGGACCACGCGCACTGGCGCGAAAAGGTGAAGCGCATCGACTTCCTCGGCGCCGCTACCCTCGTCGCCGCCGTCGTGGCCCTGCTCGTGGGCCTGGATTCGGGCTCGAACAACGGATGGTCGAGCAAGCTTACCGTCGCCGCGCTCGCCGCCACGCCCGTCCTGTTCTCCGTCTTTGTGTACGTCGAGATGCGCGTCGCGTCGCACCCCTTTGCGCCGGGCCACATCATCTTTGACCGCTCGCTGTTCGCGTGCTACCTCGCAAACTTCTTCGGCATAGCGGGCCACATCGCCTCCATCTTCTTCATCCCGCTCTTCTTCCAGGCCGTGCAGGGCGCCTCGGCCACCCTCGCGGGCGCGGCGCTCGTGCCGGCCATGATCACCTCCGTCACGGCGAGCGTCAGCTCGGGCTACTTTATGAAGCGCAAAGGCCGGTACTACACCCTCACGGTGCTCGCCTACGGTCTCATGGTCGTCGCGGTAGCTCCCACGGTCGCGGCGCTGTACTTGCGCTCCTCGGCGGGCGTGGTGGGCGGCATGGCGCTGCTCGcgctcggcggcggcgcgggcATCACGACGACGCTGGTGGCGCTGCTGGCCAACGCCGCGTCCCGGGATTccgcggtggtggtggcgtgCTCGTACCTGTTCCGGAGCCTGGGGTCGAGCATCGGGATCAGTGTGTGCTCGTCTGTGCTGCAGCAGGTGCTGCGGACGCAGCTGGCGGCGCGGCTGCGGGACGGGGACGAGGCGAGGCGCGTTGAGGAGCGGGTTCGGGAGAGTTTGGATTATATTCGGGAGCTGCCGCCTGCTGTTGCCGGGGAGGTGAGGGCGAGTTATCAGGTTGCGACGTTGGGGGCCATGGTGCCTGTGGCGGCGTTGCTTGTGCTTGCTTTTTTGAGTACGTTTTTTATCAAGGAGAAGGCTTTGGGGAAGAAGTAG
- a CDS encoding Wd tetratricopeptide repeat domain-containing protein, translating to MSTASTTTTGNESPLEDENARRSEGLLEHRRRLTETLVDNPYDLITYLERAVVHSELGYPDLAAGDAYKALLLTDDVLHEGSEYHEQAIEALGSRPLDPLPIVLDHGILSKLGSDYLTDEARDQASLVAHVAKLSSVRAFQILALSLLLCGCLKSAHESCDRGLLIAPENDELLQTMGYIKHVASRRCRRDDFNVNVLPEWGLVRREVYPWNTYEPDRFAPESLEFLNAELSKSAPKCAVQLSKLPVLLEAASDMDDYDIIPTCNQLGLFATQDIAPGEAVLEEYSLLTANNRLKEPVCDACSAELPPLGSEPAAVSCDECYDTVFCSQHCHDMAQELYHPAVCEKDVDAIAKDPEASEADETLHLLLLARVLAMSNHQEIHPLDVTQIKYIWGDFVPSASNDIEISPSANPPPEWTLPFSFKYNIETPFHILEKMDVDIYSTIQEHDLWVLNTLYSKFRGTASARKNPRDGRPDVAAVHPLWCLANHDCDPNVTWDWGGQMTLWARKTKVVGGAPGGLKAGEEVLNHYCDVTMPVDQRRAWAKGSLGGWCMCQRCRDEAAAAEPQAS from the coding sequence ATGTCGACAGCAAGCACCACTACCACGGGCAATGAGTCGCCCTTGGAGGATGAAAACGCTCGACGCTCAGAAGGTCTACTCGAGCATCGCCGACGTCTCACAGAGACTTTGGTCGACAACCCATACGACTTGATCACTTACCTCGAACGTGCCGTTGTCCACTCTGAATTGGGCTACCCCGACTTGGCCGCCGGCGATGCCTATAAAGCTCTTCTTTTGACCGACGACGTCCTCCACGAGGGCTCTGAGTATCACGAGCAAGCTATCGAGGCTCTTGGATCCCGCCCTCTGGACCCACTACCTATTGTCCTGGACCATGGCATTCTGTCCAAGCTCGGAAGCGACTATCTGACAGACGAGGCCAGAGACCAAGCAAGCCTCGTCGCTCATGTAGCCAAACTATCCTCTGTTCGCGCCTTTCAGATTCTTGCCCTCAGTCTGCTGTTGTGCGGATGCCTGAAAAGCGCGCACGAGTCTTGCGACCGAGGTCTGCTGATCGCTCCCGAGAACGACGAACTCCTTCAAACGATGGGATACATCAAGCATGTGGCGAGTCGGAGATGTCGCAGAGACGACTTCAACGTCAACGTTCTTCCGGAATGGGGGCTTGTTCGGAGGGAAGTCTACCCCTGGAACACATACGAGCCTGACCGTTTTGCTCCCGAGTCCCTCGAATTTCTGAACGCCGAACTATCAAAGTCTGCACCCAAGTGTGCGGTCCAATTGTCTAAGCTCCCGGTCCTTTTGGAGGCAGCCAGCGATATGGATGACTACGATATCATACCCACTTGCAATCAGCTGGGCCTCTTTGCGACGCAAGACATTGCGCCAGGAGAGGCCGTCTTGGAAGAATATTCGCTTTTGACCGCCAATAATCGCCTCAAGGAACCAGTCTGCGATGCGTGTAGTGCGGAACTGCCACCGTTGGGCAGCGAGCCGGCCGCTGTCAGCTGCGACGAATGTTACGACACAGTTTTCTGTAGCCAACACTGTCACGATATGGCGCAAGAACTTTACCACCCTGCTGTATGCGAGAAGGATGTCGACGCCATCGCCAAGGACCCTGAAGCTTCGGAAGCCGATGAGACACTACACCTGCTTCTTCTTGCGCGTGTCTTGGCCATGTCCAACCACCAAGAAATACATCCCTTGGATGTGACACAGATCAAGTACATCTGGGGTGACTTTGTGCCTTCCGCATCGAACGATATCGAGATCTCACCGAGTGCGAATCCGCCGCCGGAATGGACGCTGCCATTCTCGTTCAAGTACAATATCGAGACACCCTTCCACATCCTCGAAAAGATGGACGTCGACATTTATAGCACTATTCAAGAACACGATTTGTGGGTTCTGAATACCCTCTACAGCAAATTCCGCGGAACGGCATCAGCCCGTAAGAACCCACGCGATGGTCGACCCGATGTCGCTGCAGTACACCCCCTTTGGTGCTTAGCCAACCACGACTGCGATCCGAACGTCACATGGGATTGGGGAGGACAGATGACACTTTGGGCGCGGAAGACAAAGGTTGTGGGCGGCGCTCCAGGAGGGCTCAAGGCTGGTGAAGAGGTCTTGAACCACTACTGCGACGTAACAATGCCCGTCGATCAACGAAGGGCTTGGGCAAAGGGAAGTCTCGGCGGATGGTGCATGTGCCAAAGATGCCGAGACgaagctgctgctgccgagCCGCAAGCATCCTGA
- a CDS encoding 6-phosphogluconolactonase: MSNKQPNLFAYPSVDELAPALRSYVIQAQNAGLNRHGAFKVAVSGGSLPKTLAQALLTPSTGPEDQVHFGKWEIFFADERAVPLDHEDSNYALLKSQLLDKIPEDLGAPTVHPIDTTYLNDTQELADQYEKTLVTSFASRDSVRLPIFDLLLLGSGPDGHTCSLFPGHELLRETTAWVAPIEDSPKPPPKRITLTLPVVNHGVKIAFVATGGGKKEIMKRIFEHGDGLPCALVNEGAGDRVSWFVDNAAVEGVSFPRRSFL; this comes from the coding sequence ATGAGCAACAAACAGCCAAACCTCTTCGCCTACCCGTCGGTTGACGAACTCGCGCCCGCCCTGCGATCCTACGTCATCCAAGCACAAAATGCAGGTCTGAATCGTCACGGTGCCTTCAAGGTCGCCGTCTCTGGCGGCTCGCTACCAAAGACTTTGGCCCAGGCACTGCTCACACCCTCCACCGGCCCCGAAGACCAGGTTCACTTTGGAAAGTGGGAAATCTTCTTCGCCGACGAGCGCGCTGTTCCCCTCGACCACGAGGACTCCAACTATGCTCTCCTCAAGAGCCAGCTGCTCGACAAGATCCCCGAGGACCTCGGTGCCCCGACCGTCCATCCCATCGACACCACCTACCTGAACGACACTCAGGAGCTGGCCGATCAGTACGAAAAGACTCTCGTCACCAGCTTTGCCAGCCGCGACAGCGTGCGTCTCCCCATCTTCGACTTGCTGCTCCTCGGCTCCGGTCCCGACGGACACACCTGCAGTCTGTTCCCCGGCCACGAACTGCTGCGCGAGACGACTGCCTGGGTTGCTCCCATCGAGGACTCCCCCAAGCCCCCGCCCAAGCGCATCACTCTCACTCTTCCCGTCGTGAACCATGGCGTCAAGATTGCCTTTGTCGCCACTGGTGGCGGTAAGAAGGAGATCATGAAGAGGATTTTTGAGCACGGCGATGGACTTCCCTGCGCCCTGGTCAACGAGGGCGCCGGCGACCGCGTCAGCTGGTTCGTCGATAACGCCGCCGTTGAGGGCGTCAGCTTCCCCCGCCGTTCGTTCTTGTAA